The following are encoded in a window of Providencia rettgeri genomic DNA:
- the dcd gene encoding dCTP deaminase — protein sequence MRLCDRDIIQWMDDGKLEISPRPPIERINGATADVRLGNQFRVFRGHTAAYIDLSGPKDEVNAALDRVMSDEIVLSEDEPFFLHPGELALAVTLESVTLPDNLVGWLDGRSSLARLGLMVHVTAHRIDPGWKGQIVLEFYNSGKLPLALRPGMVIGALSFEPLSGSADRPYNSRQDAKYKNQQGAVGSRISED from the coding sequence ATGCGTCTTTGTGACCGCGATATTATTCAATGGATGGATGATGGTAAATTAGAGATTAGCCCACGCCCACCTATTGAAAGGATCAATGGTGCGACCGCAGATGTCCGTTTGGGAAATCAATTTCGTGTTTTCCGAGGACATACAGCGGCGTATATTGATTTAAGTGGCCCAAAAGATGAAGTGAATGCCGCACTGGATCGTGTGATGAGTGATGAGATCGTGCTAAGTGAAGATGAACCCTTTTTCTTACATCCGGGGGAATTAGCACTTGCGGTCACGCTTGAGTCTGTTACGCTCCCTGATAACCTTGTCGGTTGGCTGGATGGTCGCTCTTCACTCGCGAGATTAGGTTTAATGGTGCATGTTACAGCGCATCGTATTGATCCTGGCTGGAAGGGGCAGATAGTATTAGAATTTTATAATTCAGGTAAATTACCCTTAGCATTACGTCCTGGCATGGTGATTGGCGCGCTGAGTTTTGAGCCGTTATCAGGCAGTGCGGACCGTCCTTACAATAGTCGCCAAGATGCAAAATATAAAAATCAACAAGGAGCTGTTGGTAGCCGTATCAGTGAAGACTGA
- the gndA gene encoding NADP-dependent phosphogluconate dehydrogenase → MSKQQIGVVGMAVMGRNLALNIESRGYSVSIFNRSKDKTDEVIAENPGKNLVPNYTIEEFVDSLEKPRRILLMVKAGEATDKTIASLTPHLDKGDILIDGGNTLFTDTIRRNRELSAQGFNFIGTGVSGGEEGALKGPSIMPGGQKEAYELVAPILKEIAAKAEGEPCVTYIGADGAGHYVKMVHNGIEYGDMQLIAEAYSLLKGSLNLSNEELADTFAEWNKGELSSYLIEITADIFKKKDEDGQYLVDVILDEAANKGTGKWTSQSALDLGIPLTLITESVFARYISFLKDQRVAASKVLTGPVLKAVEGDKKAFIEKIRRALYLGKIVSYAQGFQQLKAASDEYNWDLNYGEIAKIFRAGCIIRAQFLQKITDAYNQDAKIANLLLAPYFKQIADEYQQALRDVVCYGVQNGIPTPTFSAAISYYDSYRSAVLPANLIQAQRDYFGAHTYKRTDKDGVFHTEWME, encoded by the coding sequence ATGTCAAAGCAGCAGATTGGTGTTGTCGGAATGGCGGTCATGGGGCGTAACCTTGCGCTCAATATTGAAAGCCGCGGTTACTCAGTATCTATCTTTAACCGTTCTAAAGATAAAACAGATGAAGTCATTGCCGAAAATCCAGGGAAAAACCTCGTTCCTAACTATACAATTGAAGAATTTGTAGACTCTCTGGAAAAACCACGTCGTATCTTATTGATGGTCAAGGCGGGTGAAGCAACGGACAAAACAATTGCCTCCCTGACGCCTCATCTTGACAAGGGTGATATCCTTATTGACGGTGGTAACACGTTATTTACGGATACTATCCGCCGTAACCGTGAATTATCTGCGCAAGGTTTTAACTTCATTGGAACCGGTGTTTCCGGTGGTGAAGAAGGGGCATTAAAAGGTCCTTCCATTATGCCTGGTGGTCAAAAAGAAGCTTATGAACTGGTTGCGCCAATTTTAAAAGAAATTGCAGCGAAGGCAGAAGGTGAGCCTTGTGTAACCTATATTGGTGCAGATGGTGCAGGCCATTATGTGAAAATGGTGCACAATGGTATCGAATACGGTGATATGCAATTGATTGCTGAAGCTTATTCGCTGTTAAAAGGTTCATTAAACCTAAGCAATGAAGAGCTGGCAGACACCTTTGCAGAGTGGAACAAAGGTGAGTTGAGCAGCTACCTGATTGAAATCACAGCAGATATCTTCAAGAAAAAAGATGAAGACGGTCAATACTTGGTTGACGTGATTTTAGATGAAGCGGCAAACAAAGGGACAGGTAAATGGACAAGTCAGAGTGCGCTGGATCTAGGCATTCCGCTGACTCTGATCACCGAATCTGTCTTTGCTCGTTATATTTCTTTCTTAAAAGATCAGCGTGTTGCAGCTTCTAAAGTGTTAACGGGGCCAGTATTGAAAGCGGTTGAAGGCGATAAAAAAGCGTTTATTGAGAAAATTCGCCGTGCACTGTATTTAGGTAAAATTGTTTCTTATGCGCAAGGCTTCCAGCAGTTAAAAGCCGCGTCAGATGAATACAATTGGGATCTGAACTACGGTGAAATTGCTAAAATCTTCCGTGCAGGCTGTATTATTCGTGCGCAATTCCTGCAAAAAATCACCGATGCTTACAACCAAGATGCGAAAATTGCCAACTTACTGTTAGCGCCATATTTCAAGCAAATTGCGGATGAATATCAGCAAGCACTGCGTGATGTTGTGTGCTATGGCGTACAAAATGGTATTCCAACACCAACCTTCTCTGCGGCTATTTCTTATTATGATAGCTACCGTTCAGCAGTATTACCTGCAAACTTGATCCAAGCGCAGCGTGACTACTTCGGTGCTCACACCTATAAACGTACCGATAAAGACGGTGTTTTCCACACCGAATGGATGGAGTAA
- a CDS encoding TerC family protein, with the protein MEWIADPSIWAGLATLIVLEIVLGIDNLVFIAILADKLPPKLRDRARVTGLLLALVMRVVLLFSLSWLITLTKPILTLFEHPFSARDLIMLVGGLFLLFKATMELNERLEGKDEHTNTQRKTSNFWAVVAQIIVLDAVFSLDSVITAVGMVDHIGVMIAAVTIAMLLMIWASKPLTSFVNNHPTIVILCLSFLLMIGFSLVAEGFGYAIPKGYLYAAIGFSIMIEVLNQFAQFNRRKFLKGSRPLRERTAEAVLRILSGNTERGELDPRTSDLIADNKPVFDPQERLMIARVLGMAQRNVESIMTSRHDVDYLDINKSSSDLLQLMEKNPHSRLVVIDETISDEPVGVVHVMDLVKQQLRGNPLDLRALITQPLIFPEGLSLLKALEQFRKAHTHFAFVVDEFGSIEGIVTLTDVMETIAGNLPVGEEENDSRHDIQKLDDGTWIANGFMPLEDLIMFVPMELDEKREYETIAGLLMEHLQRVPEVGEQVTINGCVFQPLEVNSHRVNKVLITPPSGEGEGYEYEDD; encoded by the coding sequence ATGGAATGGATCGCAGATCCTTCGATTTGGGCGGGCCTCGCTACCCTAATCGTTCTAGAAATCGTTCTTGGTATTGATAACCTCGTCTTCATCGCCATTCTGGCAGATAAGCTCCCGCCAAAGCTGCGTGATAGAGCCCGTGTAACTGGACTTTTATTAGCCTTAGTTATGCGTGTAGTGCTGCTATTTAGCCTGTCATGGCTTATTACCCTAACAAAGCCAATATTAACGCTTTTTGAGCATCCTTTTAGTGCCAGAGACTTAATCATGTTGGTTGGGGGGCTGTTCCTCTTGTTCAAAGCCACTATGGAATTGAATGAGCGGCTAGAAGGTAAAGACGAACACACGAATACTCAGCGAAAGACATCGAATTTCTGGGCTGTTGTTGCACAAATTATTGTGCTTGATGCAGTATTCTCTCTAGACTCTGTCATAACAGCAGTCGGTATGGTTGACCATATCGGTGTGATGATTGCGGCAGTCACGATTGCTATGCTGCTGATGATCTGGGCAAGCAAACCACTGACCAGCTTTGTCAACAACCACCCAACCATTGTCATACTCTGTTTAAGCTTCTTGTTAATGATTGGTTTCAGCTTAGTCGCCGAAGGTTTTGGTTACGCCATTCCTAAGGGCTATCTGTACGCTGCAATTGGCTTCTCGATTATGATTGAAGTCTTGAACCAATTCGCCCAATTTAACCGCCGTAAATTCCTTAAAGGTTCGCGCCCATTGCGTGAACGGACGGCAGAAGCCGTCTTACGTATTTTAAGTGGTAATACCGAAAGAGGGGAACTAGACCCACGGACGTCTGATCTTATCGCAGATAACAAGCCCGTCTTTGATCCGCAAGAGCGTTTGATGATAGCTCGTGTGCTCGGCATGGCACAACGCAACGTTGAAAGCATCATGACTTCACGCCACGATGTGGACTATCTCGATATCAATAAGTCCTCTAGCGATTTATTGCAATTGATGGAGAAAAACCCACACTCGCGCCTTGTGGTTATTGATGAAACGATCAGCGATGAGCCTGTTGGTGTTGTACATGTAATGGACTTAGTGAAGCAGCAACTGCGCGGTAACCCTCTGGACTTACGTGCGTTAATCACTCAACCGCTGATCTTCCCTGAGGGTTTATCACTGTTAAAAGCCCTTGAACAGTTCCGTAAAGCTCATACCCATTTCGCCTTTGTGGTGGATGAATTTGGTTCCATTGAAGGTATCGTTACCTTAACCGACGTGATGGAAACTATCGCAGGTAACCTGCCTGTCGGTGAAGAAGAAAACGACTCACGTCATGATATTCAAAAGCTGGATGACGGGACTTGGATCGCCAATGGCTTTATGCCGTTGGAAGACCTGATCATGTTTGTGCCGATGGAATTGGATGAAAAACGTGAATACGAAACCATCGCTGGCCTCTTAATGGAGCATTTACAACGTGTTCCCGAGGTTGGAGAACAGGTCACCATTAATGGCTGTGTATTCCAACCCCTTGAAGTCAATAGCCATCGCGTAAATAAAGTCCTGATCACCCCTCCATCCGGTGAAGGAGAGGGTTATGAGTATGAAGATGACTAA
- the asmA gene encoding outer membrane assembly protein AsmA — translation MKRFLTTLIILLVVIVAGLTALVMLVNPNDFRHYIVEQVEKKSGYQLEFNGDMRWHVWPTLSIITGPVSLTAPNASKPVLSAENMRLDVELWPLISHRLSVEQIVIDGAVIRKTPESEPQTHSSAPIAPGGTTPQTASVDKSHWLLDIEKIDISNSLVIWQTAKDEFNLRNINLSLKKNNHQQVAVKFSGNLNKNQQEFVFDTRADVDLSSINQKISGRLTQFDYTFSGVDLPESGIAGQITTDFLYTKGQEPSANLTHLSIKANESLLTGDINVKLSEIPQLAVKFASEKLDLDNLLGTLPATSTSDAQTNNNRVGVKPVISGASTQRYDLSVLKSFTADVELTVGNLIYRGMSVNDVVISAQNQTPRLTVSKLEGKAFGGDFSLPVTLNYSATPVTVSAKPNFKNIDLTPLLKAFNMPQKLSGIISLNGALSGVGYDDYAVKNQWQGPINFELRNAKLHGLNIPQLIQQSISRVTNKINAPINTGNYTEVELFTVKGYLNKGNMNISSMNGKSNVVNIQGQGRVNIPNETIDVNLGVNIFGGWAGDSRLVQQLQGMNIPLRIYGNWHSLQYQLDVEKLLRNELRTQAKEAIGNFLRKEENKGLNELLNAL, via the coding sequence ATGAAACGTTTTTTAACGACACTGATTATTTTACTTGTCGTCATCGTTGCGGGGTTGACAGCATTGGTGATGTTGGTAAATCCGAATGATTTTCGCCATTATATTGTCGAACAAGTAGAGAAAAAAAGTGGCTATCAGCTTGAATTTAATGGGGATATGCGTTGGCATGTTTGGCCGACCTTAAGTATTATCACAGGCCCTGTTTCCTTAACTGCCCCGAATGCTTCCAAACCAGTTTTAAGTGCTGAAAACATGCGCTTAGATGTTGAACTCTGGCCTTTAATTTCCCATCGTTTATCTGTTGAACAAATTGTTATTGATGGTGCAGTGATCCGCAAAACACCAGAAAGTGAGCCACAAACACACAGCAGCGCACCGATTGCGCCCGGGGGAACAACGCCTCAAACAGCGTCAGTTGATAAGAGTCATTGGCTGTTAGATATAGAAAAAATTGATATTTCTAACAGTTTAGTGATTTGGCAAACAGCGAAAGATGAGTTTAACTTGCGCAATATTAATCTGTCATTGAAAAAAAATAATCATCAACAAGTGGCGGTAAAATTCAGTGGGAATTTAAACAAAAATCAGCAGGAGTTTGTGTTTGATACTCGTGCAGATGTGGACTTATCCTCGATTAACCAAAAGATTAGCGGCCGATTAACCCAGTTTGACTATACCTTTAGTGGCGTAGACTTACCCGAAAGTGGTATCGCAGGGCAAATCACCACGGATTTTCTGTATACCAAAGGGCAAGAGCCTAGCGCAAATTTAACTCATCTATCAATTAAAGCCAATGAAAGTCTACTAACCGGGGATATCAACGTTAAATTAAGCGAAATTCCTCAACTGGCAGTTAAATTTGCATCTGAAAAACTCGATTTAGATAATTTGTTAGGTACGTTACCTGCAACGTCAACTTCTGATGCGCAAACGAATAATAACCGAGTTGGTGTTAAACCTGTTATTTCTGGAGCGAGTACACAACGATATGACTTGTCCGTTTTAAAATCATTTACTGCGGATGTAGAGTTAACGGTAGGCAATTTAATTTACCGTGGTATGTCGGTCAATGATGTGGTGATCAGCGCTCAAAATCAAACACCGCGTTTAACGGTGTCTAAATTAGAAGGAAAAGCATTTGGAGGGGACTTTTCATTACCTGTTACCCTAAATTACAGTGCGACACCCGTGACAGTTTCGGCAAAACCTAACTTTAAAAACATTGACTTAACACCGTTATTAAAAGCATTCAATATGCCGCAAAAATTAAGTGGTATTATCTCCCTCAACGGCGCATTGTCGGGGGTGGGGTATGACGATTATGCGGTGAAAAACCAATGGCAAGGCCCTATTAATTTTGAACTTAGAAATGCTAAATTGCATGGTTTGAATATTCCTCAATTAATTCAGCAGTCTATTTCCCGTGTGACCAATAAAATTAACGCCCCTATAAATACCGGAAATTATACAGAAGTTGAATTATTTACCGTCAAGGGATACTTAAATAAAGGCAATATGAATATTTCATCAATGAATGGGAAATCCAACGTGGTGAATATTCAAGGTCAAGGCCGTGTAAATATTCCAAATGAAACTATTGATGTGAATTTGGGGGTCAATATTTTTGGTGGCTGGGCAGGGGATTCACGCCTTGTTCAGCAACTGCAAGGCATGAATATTCCACTGCGTATTTATGGAAATTGGCATAGTTTGCAATATCAACTTGATGTGGAAAAATTACTGCGCAATGAGCTGCGTACACAAGCTAAAGAGGCGATTGGTAACTTCTTGAGAAAAGAAGAAAATAAAGGGCTTAATGAGTTATTGAATGCGCTTTAG
- a CDS encoding multidrug effflux MFS transporter has translation MRNFLLLLLLLVLLGPLGIDLYLPTIPDIAKDLGSSESIIQSTIALFILVLGLGQLISGPLVDRYGRKPVAIVGMVLYIIGSGVAIAATTPTVFIASRLLQGVAVCCTSVVAFSCVRDRMNGTEAARAFGFLNGTLNIVPALAPLLGGLLAEAWGWRAPFWFLALYAVIILGLIGLFLPETRPTNLPKVNIIPLKTYCRILGNRQFIIFALVNAGTMGMALTYVSLAPTVLMGDAKLSPLAFSIVFGINGFWIMFASYIANYFIHKIGRPACLLVGSSMMAIGCLGLVFSFVVLPEVIQSHWLVYMLPVACACTGLAFMMGTATSYALEPFGNEAGTASALVGFVQMAGGAALGLIAITLPIAPKLSLAIVMLIGCIFGLVARKASLKLVGSH, from the coding sequence ATGCGTAACTTTTTGCTTTTATTACTTTTATTAGTCCTACTTGGCCCATTGGGCATTGATTTATACCTGCCGACAATCCCAGATATTGCGAAGGATTTAGGTAGCAGCGAATCGATTATTCAATCGACCATCGCGCTTTTTATTTTAGTATTAGGTTTGGGACAACTGATTTCTGGACCGCTGGTGGACCGATATGGGCGTAAGCCTGTCGCGATAGTTGGCATGGTACTCTATATTATCGGATCGGGTGTTGCTATTGCAGCGACTACACCAACAGTGTTTATCGCTTCGCGTTTGCTACAAGGCGTTGCGGTGTGTTGTACTTCTGTTGTGGCATTTAGTTGCGTGCGCGATCGTATGAACGGTACTGAAGCGGCTCGCGCATTCGGCTTTCTCAATGGCACACTCAATATTGTCCCTGCACTTGCACCACTATTGGGTGGCTTGTTGGCTGAAGCTTGGGGCTGGCGCGCACCGTTTTGGTTCTTAGCATTATATGCGGTTATTATACTGGGGTTAATCGGGCTATTTTTGCCCGAGACACGGCCAACAAACTTACCAAAAGTTAACATTATTCCGTTGAAAACGTATTGCCGAATTTTAGGCAATCGGCAATTTATTATTTTTGCGCTAGTGAATGCAGGTACTATGGGAATGGCGCTAACTTATGTTTCCCTTGCCCCAACAGTGTTGATGGGGGATGCCAAACTGAGCCCACTCGCGTTTTCCATTGTCTTTGGTATTAATGGTTTTTGGATCATGTTTGCCAGTTATATTGCAAACTATTTTATTCATAAAATTGGTCGTCCTGCATGTTTATTAGTGGGAAGTTCAATGATGGCAATTGGCTGTTTGGGATTGGTATTTAGCTTTGTTGTATTGCCAGAAGTGATCCAAAGCCATTGGCTGGTTTATATGTTACCTGTCGCTTGTGCCTGTACTGGGCTGGCTTTTATGATGGGTACTGCAACGAGTTACGCTTTAGAGCCTTTTGGTAATGAAGCAGGAACGGCATCTGCATTGGTGGGATTTGTGCAAATGGCAGGGGGAGCCGCCTTAGGCCTTATCGCTATTACATTACCTATCGCACCTAAGTTATCTCTGGCAATAGTGATGCTGATTGGGTGTATTTTTGGATTAGTGGCGAGAAAAGCTAGCTTAAAATTAGTGGGTTCTCATTAG